From Pagrus major chromosome 6, Pma_NU_1.0, one genomic window encodes:
- the podxl2 gene encoding uncharacterized protein podxl2, whose amino-acid sequence MPGPLHITLIALLSSCDAFRLASSQRVIPLSPPVARLFQDEGPAQSHFIQELVRTKRHSVQELVRAQPNLVHDMGWPEIHETSRSQAKMDSANSSQLNPPSPARTRPAVDESVNVEDEMERMVHLVLPQDPENYREQPDSTDPEKELVGGPGAGDASLEASGFYGTDMEDRDRGEEGGEDRERRGGEDEWEREMGEDQERRGGEEEERGGEDVHVLDVSEANHTTPDLDALIGYSPSFHPSSSQQPSISSPAELHDSGLQEHRAAPVLEVGPLERELWEAEGEEDGHSSGYGGLHPSITTTRTTSTAAPPAAGGDTVGTATPETDTGTDFGLLGTYTKDETEDEETEREEEEEETGLAHKGVFSQNPTVPEVGMAPSREPLQPSVEEEEEQGEREFKGAGLNDRSEEVEEDRWGKMEKEETRIRPISPLTTEPSTTIGFTDSSWDWTTPLPAQRSEVRAGGVTEVFVPGHDFDDMGQHQVVCVDWSELTGRGYVILNMTQNLNCEEFRMDQGILLLKIMERVFARRMNSPEGSWVLYLSKPTHQQHQLLMNVASEHGVIGTKDLLGMLGEIRKSLTEAGIESYSAASSCQSRPSQTRSDYGKLFVVLVIIGSICMVIITSGFIYICWQRRLPATKTTFRAEELHFVENGCHDNPMLDVANDSQPEMQEKKPSTNGLAGGGGGDGGGEDSNRWQVFVNQAATEEEEEEQDTHL is encoded by the exons CTCTCCTGTCGAGCTGCGACGCCTTCAGACTGGCTTCGTCCCAGCGCGTCATACCGCTCAGTCCTCCGGTGGCCCGTCTGTTCCAGGATGAAGGCCCAGCCCAGTCGCACTTCATCCAGGAGTTAGTCAGGACCAAACGCCACTCAGTCCAAGAGTTGGTGCGAGCCCAGCCTAATTTGGTTCATGACATGGGCTGGCCAGAGATACATGAAACATCCCGTTCCCAGGCCAAGATGGACTCCGCTAACTCCTCCCAGTTAAACCCACCGTCGCCGGCCAGGACCCGGCCTGCTGTGGATGAAAGTGTAAATGTGGAAGACGAGATGGAG CGTATGGTTCATCTGGTGCTTCCCCAGGATCCAGAAAACTACAGGGAACAACCAGACTCCACTGACCCAGAGAAGGAGCTCGTCGGTGGGCCTGGAGCCGGCGATGCCTCCCTGGAGGCCTCGGGCTTCTACGGGACGGACATGGAGGACAGAGacaggggagaggagggaggagaagaccgagagagaagagggggagaggacgagtgggagagagaaatgGGAGAGGaccaagagaggagagggggagaggaagaagagaggggaggagaagatGTTCATGTGCTGGATGTCTCAGAGGCCAACCACACAACCCCAGATCTGGACGCTCTGATTG GCTACAGTCCGTCTTTCCACCCCTCCAGCTCACAGCAGCCCAGTATCTCCTCCCCAGCCGAGCTGCACGATTCTGGGCTACAGGAGCATCGTGCAGCCCCGGTCCTGGAG GTGGGCCCCTTGGAGCGAGAGCTGTGGGAggcagagggggaggaagaTGGTCACTCCAGCGGCTATGGAGGCCTCCACCCCTCCATCACTACAACCAGGACGACATccactgctgctcctcctgctgctggaggagacacTGTGGGAACTGCCACCCCTGAGACTGACACAGGCACAGACTTCGGGCTGCTGGGAACTTATACGAAAG ATGAGACAGAggatgaagagacagagagggaggaggaagaggaagaaactgGCCTGGCACACAAAGGCGTGTTTTCCCAGAATCCCACTGTACCAGAGGTCGGCATGGCTCCCAGCAGAGAGCCTCTGCAGCCCAgcgtggaggaagaggaggaacaggGAGAACGTGAGTTCAAAG gaGCTGGACTGAACGACAGAagtgaagaggtggaggaggacaggtggggaaagatggagaaagaggaaaCAAGAATCAGACCCATCAGCCCGCTCACCACAGAACCCTCCACCACCATTGGCTTCACTGACTCCTCCTGGGATTGGACCACGCCCCTGCCGGcccagaggtcagaggtcagggcaGGTGGAGTCACTGAGGTCTTTGTACCAGGCCATGATTTTGATGATATGGGCCAGCACCAG GTGGTGTGTGTCGACTGGAGCGAGCTGACTGGACGAGGCTACGTCATCCTCAACATGACGCAAAACTTGAATTGT gaggAGTTTCGTATGGACCAGGGCATCCTGCTGTTGAAGATCATGGAGCGAGTGTTTGCTCGAAGAATGAACAGCCCCGAGGGATCATGGGTACTTTACCTCAGCAAGCCGACACACCAACAGCACCAACTGCTGATGAACGTGGCATCTGAGcatg GCGTGATCGGTACCAAGGATTTGCTGGGCATGCTGGGAGAGATCAGGAAAAGTTTGACTGAG GCCGGCATCGAGAGCTACAGCGCAGCCAGTAGCTGCCAGTCTCGACCCAGTCAGACACGCAGCGACTACGGCAAACTGTTTGTGGTTCTGGTGATCATCGGCTCCATCTGCATGGTCATCATCACATCTGGATTCATTTACATCTGCTGGCAGAGACGCCTGCCTGCAACTAAGACTACG TTTCGTGCTGAGGAACTTCACTTTGTGGAGAACGGTTGCCACGACAACCCCATGCTGGACGTGGCCAATGACAGCCAGCCGGAGATGCAGGAGAAGAAGCCGAGTACCAATGGGCttgcagggggaggaggaggagacggaggcGGGGAGGACAGCAATCgctggcag gtGTTTGTCAATCAAGCAGcgactgaggaggaagaagaggagcaggacACACATCTCTGA